DNA from Limnohabitans sp.:
GGGCGAAAATTCCTGGTTGATCTGCGCGCCGACTGGGAGATTGAAGGAATTAGCAAGGCCTTGTCAGCACGATGGATAGACCCCTCGTACGGCGGTGACCCTATCCGCAACCCGGATGCACTGCACACAGGTCGCAACATGTACGGGTTCGACCCCTCCCGCATCCCCACCCGTTCCGCCTTTGAGGCTGGCAAACAATCGGTAGAGCAGTTGATTGCTGCCTATCAACTTTCTCACGGCAAATTTCCCGAAAAACTGGCCTTCACGATGTGGAGCACAGAAACCATGCGCCACCTGGGCATGCTGGAGGCGCAGATTCTGTATGCCATGGGCGTCAAGCCCCGGTGGGATGAGGGAGGACGGGTCGTTGGCATGGAAACCATCCCGCTTGCACAACTGGGGCGTCCGCGCATTGACGTGGTGATTTCCCTCACGGGTCTATACCGCGATCAGTTTCCCAATGTCATGGAGCGTTTCAACGAAGCCATCGGCATGTTGGCCGGACTGAACGAGGGTAAAGAGCAGAACCACATCAAGACCAACACGGAACGCATCAAGGCCACATTGATGGCAAAAGGCATCGCACCCGATGTGGCGAATCGGTTTGCATTGACCCGCATCTTTGGCAATGAAAGCGGGGAGTACGGCACCAAGCTGACCGATGCCACACTGGCTTCTGACACTTGGGATGAGGGGGATGGTAGGCTGGAAAAGCTGTACCTTTCGCGCATGTCCTGGGCCTACGGACCCGACACAGCCAATTGGAGCGGCAAGCTTTTTGAAGCTGGCGGCAGGGAGATCAACACCTATGCAGAACACTTGCGCGGCACCAGCGCTGCCGTGTTCTCCCGATCATCCAATTTGCGCGGTCTACTGGACACGGACCATCCGTTTGAATACCTAGGCGGCATTTCCATGGCAGTGAAATACCTGGATGGCAAGAGTCCGCAGCTGTATGTCTCCAACATGCGAGACCCAAGCAAGGCCAAACTGGAGACTGCCGAGAAGTTCCTGGCAACCGAACTGCGCTCCGTCTACCAGCACCCCAACTGGATGAAAGAGATGCAGAAAGAGGGCTACGCTGGCACATTGCAGATGCTCAACGCGGTTAACAACTTCTGGGGCTGGCAAGTCATGGACAGGAATGTTGTGCGTGACGACCAGTGGCAGGAATTTCATGAGACCTACGTGAAAGACCGCTACAAGTTGGGAATGCGGGAGTGGTTTGAGAAGTCCAACCCGACCGCACTGGCACAGATGACCGAACGCATGCTGGAAGCGATACGCAAGGACTTCTGGAAAGCCGACGAACAAACCAAGCGGGAGTTGGTCGCGGTGTACCAGCAAGTCGCACGCACCCACGATGTGCATACGAGTAATGAAACCTTTAAGGCGTATGTGAAGGAACTCTCGCAAGGATTTGGCCTTGGTGCGAATCAGCGACAGCAATCTAGGGCAACCACTCCCCCGCCCACCAAAGTAAGCCAGATGCAATCAGCCAACCCACTCCCGACGCCAGACGTGGTGCGCGGCCAAGAAATGCGCGAAGTGAAAAAAGAACAGCGCATGGAGCAGTTGATCTGGACTTATGCCGGGTTGATCGCGCTGGTTGTGCTGGGAGGAATCGGGTTCCAGGCATGGCGCACCCGACAAGAGTTCGGCACACGAACACCAGGTCAACCCCTTTAATTGTGAGAACACATAAATGAACGGCATCGAAAGTTTCCTGTACGAAATATCCAAGTTTTTCCTCGCACCCGTGCTCGTACTGCTGTGTGCAATGTTTGTATATGCCTTGTTCTGCATGGGCATGCTTTTGTTTGATGTGGCTCTGCGTACATTCCGCGGTCAGGGTCGGCAACCGATACACCAGTTCCTACGGTCCAGACCCACTGCAAGCCAGGACGATCTGGAATTGCATGTCCTCAAACAGATCGAGTTGCAGCGCATCGTCAGCCGAATTGCCCCCATGCTGGGTCTGGTCGCCACCATGATCCCGATGGGACCGGCGTTAATAGCGGTTTCGGCAGGCAACGCCCAAGGCATGGCACAAGATCTGGTGGTGGCGTTCGCAGCCGTCATCGTGGCGCTGTTGTCCGCCGCTATCACCTACGTTGTGCAGTTGGTGCGCAAACGCTGGTTATTGGAGGAGCTTGGCCAGGTGCTGGATCGTCGCACCGACATGCATAACGCAGCTGACACGGAAACTGTGCATACCCTGGGAGCGGCACATGCATGAATCTGCTTTGCCGGCCAAGCGTCGCCCCATTGGCATCAATATTCTGGATGACGACGATGGGGATGACCCGATCCTCAGTGTGGTCAACATCGTCGATGTGTTTCTGGTAATCATCGCGGTTCTGCTGATTGCGGTGATAGAAAACCCGCTCAACCCGTTTGCTACGCAGGACGTCATCGTGATCAAGAATCCGGGCAAACCGGATATGGCAATGGTCATCAAGGAAGGGCAGGAACTCAAGGAGTACAAATCCTCCGGCCAGATTGGCGAGGGTCAGGGTGCGAAGGCAGGAACAGCCTATCGTCTCAAGAACGGCTCCATGGTCTATGTGCCAGAAGTCGAGAGCGGCGCAAATGGCCCAATTCAACATTAGCCCTTCGTTGGTGTTTGCGGCATGGTTGACATCGCTGCAGTTCAACGGGAAGCAAGAGGACACTGGGGCTTTACGCCCTGCGGCTCCACCTGTGCTACCCCCCGCAACGGTCAATTGGATAAAGGAATCGCTATTTCTTTCATCTCCCATCGATCAAGCCGTTGGGCGTACTGAACACGTACCAGGGAAGGCGATAGATTGCAACGCACGCATTCGTTACGCGCAGACCATGGCGAGGGACTCTGCGCAAGGCTTCTTCCAGGATTCTTTCATGTCCTCAATACCCGGAGCCCAACTGTCGCATCCCGGATGATCGTAAGGCCGTTTTATAAATAAATGAGGATGAGAAGCGTACCAGTCTTTCATGGCCCTCATCGGTGTTTTGCTTTTAAGCGCTGACTGGGGTATCTGATGGTTGTACAGAGCCACGTAACGTATGAGCGTTTGCTCCAAATCTTCACCGCTGGTGAATCGGTGTGTCTTGAGCACATCAGCGATACGCCCGTTGAAGCGCTCGACCATGCCATTGGTGCGGGGCGTGCGTGGTTTGGTCAGGCGGTGTTCAATGTTCAAGGCTTGGCACTCAGGACCCCCTGAACAACGAAATTTCATTCAACTAGGTTCACAGCCTGTTTTACTGAAATCCGCAAATTCAAGGCTCGGAACCAAGTCCGAAAAAGTCATGAGGTTTTGAGACAAACGGAGTTTGAGACGCCTTTCCCGCCCCCTTGGCGCAGGTGGCAGTCAGGAGCCCAAAACAAAAAGTCCCGCGTGGTGCGGGGCCTGAGGCTGCCTCAAGGCCTGCTGAGCAGGTTGGAGGTCTTTTGATTGGCGGGGCAGCAGTATTCGTAGCACCAACTCGCTCAGTCAAGACACATCCTTCTTTCGTCGGCGTCCGGGATTCGAACTTCCCCCTGCTCCGGAAGCGAGAAGCATATCGGCGAATCCATCCGCCACCCCTTCCAGGTGGCGCTGCCTCTCCTGCTCCGTCCCAAAGGCCATCGCTAGCGGGCCGTCGATCAACAGGCATGCCAAGCCGTGCACGTGGGCCCACAGGATGCTGGCCTGTTCGGATGTTGCCTGGCTGCCATGGACGATTCGGGTGAGTCGATCCAGTTCGGCGCGTGCACGGCCTCCAGCCTCCAGGACGGCAGGGAACCGCATTGGGTTGCAGACGTCAGGTCGGAACATGACCCTGAACACGCCCGGCTGCGACAGTGCGAAATCGACGTAGGCACGGCCTGACATGATCAGGGCGGTCCGAACACTTTGTTGTATCACTAGGTCGTTTGCGGCCTTCAGGCGACCAGCAAGCGCATCGAATCCGTCGGCAACCAGTCTGGCCAATATCGACTCACGGTCCTCGAAGTAGTGGTACGGCGCCTGGTGGGTGCATCCGGCGCGGCGCGCCACCTCTCGCATGCTCAACGCAGCCACGCCGCCCTCGTCGAGCAGCAGGCGGCTGGTGCGGAGCAACTCACCACGCAAATCCCGGTCGGCATCGGCTTTCGGGCGGCCACGCTTTCTAGTAGTCATAAAGCATGGTACCCCATTTGCTTGACATCGTCTATTTATTTGGTACAGTTAATGGACACTGTCAACTTGACTGTGCCAAACATCGCTCGGCGGGCGCCGGGCCGACTCGAAGGAGATGAACATGCATGACGCGATCGTGATCGGCTCGGGTATCGGCGGCATGACCGCCGCAGGTCTACTGGCGGGTGTGGCCGGGAAGAAGGTGCTGGTGCTGGAGAAGCACACGGAGCCCGGCGGCCTAACGCACGTGTTCAGGCGCGACGGTGCGTCCTGGGACGTGGGCTTGCATTACGTTGGGGAGGTGGAGCCGGGTTCCCAAGGGCGGGCGTTCTTCGATTACCTTTCCGGTGGCGAACTGCTGTGGACCCGCATGCCGGATCGCTTCGAGCGCTTCGTCTATCCCGGCATTGATATCTCGGTACCCTCGAATCCTGCGACTTATGAGCGCGTCCTGAGCGATAGGTTTCCGCAGGAAGCAGCAGCGATTCGTCGGTACTTCAAGGATGTTAAGCGAGCCAGACGCTGGGCGATCCTGGGCTTCATGCGCGGCATGGTGCCTCGGCCCGTGGAGCCTTTGCTTCGTTGGACACAGCGACTCACAGGCAGGCTCGCCAAGCGCACCACGGGTGCCGTGCTGGCCGCAAGATTCCGATCACCGGAACTGCGCGCCGTGCTGGCCAGCCAATGGGGCGACTATGGACTGCCGCCCTCACAAAGCGCGTTTGCCGTGCATGCCCAGATCGTCTCGCACTACCTGCAAGGCGCCTGGTACCCCGAGGGCGGTGCCGCGCGAATTGCGAGGACCTTCGAGAAAGGCATCGAGCGGGCCGGTGGATCGATCCTGGTAGCGCAGGAAGTGTTGGAGATCCTCACCGACGGCAGCAAGGCGATCGGTGTGCGGGTACTTGATCGGCGTGGCCCGCTGCCGGTGGAGCGCGTCTACAAGGCCCCGATCGTGATCTCTGGCGCTGGTGCGGCCATCACCTTCGAGCGGCTCTTGCCGACGGAGGGCGAGATCGGGACCAGGACAGCCGCCTTGCGCGGGGACATCCAGCAGCTAAGCGGCGGGCTCTCGGCGGTCACGCTGTACCTGCGACTCAAGGCCGATCCGCGGAGTATCGGCGTGCAGGGCGAAAACCACTGGATCAACACCACCTTCGAACACGACGACACCACAGCCCAATCCCGCAGCGTGCTGGAGGGCTCCCCGCGCAGCATCTATGTGTCGTTTCCGTCGATCAAGGCGAAGGACGAACAGTTCCACACGGCCGAGATCATTGCCTTCGTCGATGAGCGTGCCTTTGCCCAGTGGCGCGATCGGCCCAAGGGTAATCGGGGGGCTGACTACTCAGCGCTCAAGCAACGAATCGGGGACGGTCTGCTGAGACTAGCCGATGCCCACATTCCGGGGCTGGCCGCGCTGGTGTCGTACACAGAACTGGCCACACCGCTGACGGTGGAGCACTACACCTCGCATCCAGGCGGGCGCTTCTACGGTTTGGCGGCCAGCCCGCAGCGCTATCGCTCCACGCAATTGGGGCCCAGCACGCCCATCGAAGGCCTGTACCTGGCAGGGCAGGATGCCGGCTGCCTGGGCATCTTCGGCGCCATGATGGGCGGCGTTGGGGCGGCTTGCCAAGCGCTGGGGACCAAAGGATTTCCGATGATTCAGGCGGCCATCAAGTCCGGCCCTGTAAGCACCCCCAGTTCTTCGTTGCCGCCACAGAAAAAGCGCGCGGTGCTCACCGCCAAGCGTGCCCTGACGCCTTCCATTTGGCATCTGGAGTTCGAGGTGACGGGCCCGGTCGAAGGCTATGCCCCCGGCCAGTTCGCGAGACTGCATGTGGGGAGCGGCGAATGGCGCGACTACTCCATCGCGGGGCTCGAGGGACAGCGGGTGCGCTTTCTGATCAGCACGCGTACCGGCGGCCATGGCTCGCGGTTTGTTCAAGGTGCCTCTGTTGGCACCGCCACGGAAGTCGAGCTTCCGTTGGGGCAGTACACGCTTGAGCGATCGGGCAGACGGCGGGTGTTCATCGCCACTGGCACGGGACTGGCGCCGTTTCTACCAATGTTCGAGTCGCTCCAAGCGGCAGGTACGCTCGACGAAGCTGTTCTGCTGTTCGGCTACCGAACCCGGGAAGAGGACATCACCGCCGAGGGCACAGTGCTACCAGGCAGGGTGATCCGTTGCGTCAGTCAGGACGAAGCTCCTGCGGACGGATACCGTGGCCGGGTGACAGCGGCGCTGAAGAACTTGGATTTCGATCCCGAGACCACGGACTTCTACCTCTGTGGGTCATCGGGGATGGTGGCAGATGGCAGAGCTGTACTGGAGGCCCGTGGAGCGAGACATCTGCATGCGGAGAGCTTCTGACTGGCGCGCATACCCAGGCTGCCCAACTTGGCATGCACCCCGCCTCAGTCGGGGTTGATTGCATCCAGCGGCCCACCCTGCTGAGAAAAGCGCTCAAGCCGCCGGTATGAACCTGTATGAAATCACCACGTACAGACATCAAGGCACAAGCCCATCGCCCAACT
Protein-coding regions in this window:
- a CDS encoding MotA/TolQ/ExbB proton channel family protein; this encodes MNGIESFLYEISKFFLAPVLVLLCAMFVYALFCMGMLLFDVALRTFRGQGRQPIHQFLRSRPTASQDDLELHVLKQIELQRIVSRIAPMLGLVATMIPMGPALIAVSAGNAQGMAQDLVVAFAAVIVALLSAAITYVVQLVRKRWLLEELGQVLDRRTDMHNAADTETVHTLGAAHA
- a CDS encoding DUF2149 domain-containing protein — translated: MHESALPAKRRPIGINILDDDDGDDPILSVVNIVDVFLVIIAVLLIAVIENPLNPFATQDVIVIKNPGKPDMAMVIKEGQELKEYKSSGQIGEGQGAKAGTAYRLKNGSMVYVPEVESGANGPIQH
- a CDS encoding TetR/AcrR family transcriptional regulator — protein: MTTRKRGRPKADADRDLRGELLRTSRLLLDEGGVAALSMREVARRAGCTHQAPYHYFEDRESILARLVADGFDALAGRLKAANDLVIQQSVRTALIMSGRAYVDFALSQPGVFRVMFRPDVCNPMRFPAVLEAGGRARAELDRLTRIVHGSQATSEQASILWAHVHGLACLLIDGPLAMAFGTEQERQRHLEGVADGFADMLLASGAGGSSNPGRRRKKDVS
- a CDS encoding FAD-dependent oxidoreductase, coding for MHDAIVIGSGIGGMTAAGLLAGVAGKKVLVLEKHTEPGGLTHVFRRDGASWDVGLHYVGEVEPGSQGRAFFDYLSGGELLWTRMPDRFERFVYPGIDISVPSNPATYERVLSDRFPQEAAAIRRYFKDVKRARRWAILGFMRGMVPRPVEPLLRWTQRLTGRLAKRTTGAVLAARFRSPELRAVLASQWGDYGLPPSQSAFAVHAQIVSHYLQGAWYPEGGAARIARTFEKGIERAGGSILVAQEVLEILTDGSKAIGVRVLDRRGPLPVERVYKAPIVISGAGAAITFERLLPTEGEIGTRTAALRGDIQQLSGGLSAVTLYLRLKADPRSIGVQGENHWINTTFEHDDTTAQSRSVLEGSPRSIYVSFPSIKAKDEQFHTAEIIAFVDERAFAQWRDRPKGNRGADYSALKQRIGDGLLRLADAHIPGLAALVSYTELATPLTVEHYTSHPGGRFYGLAASPQRYRSTQLGPSTPIEGLYLAGQDAGCLGIFGAMMGGVGAACQALGTKGFPMIQAAIKSGPVSTPSSSLPPQKKRAVLTAKRALTPSIWHLEFEVTGPVEGYAPGQFARLHVGSGEWRDYSIAGLEGQRVRFLISTRTGGHGSRFVQGASVGTATEVELPLGQYTLERSGRRRVFIATGTGLAPFLPMFESLQAAGTLDEAVLLFGYRTREEDITAEGTVLPGRVIRCVSQDEAPADGYRGRVTAALKNLDFDPETTDFYLCGSSGMVADGRAVLEARGARHLHAESF